The Pyrococcus kukulkanii genome contains a region encoding:
- a CDS encoding 30S ribosomal protein S6e, translating to MATFKLVISDPKTGIAKQIEITGDAAEKLIGKKIGDHIPVKELGIDLNAIFGKEFPEDVKMEIRGGTDKDGFPMRPDVHGPRRVRILLSKGPGFRPREKGERRKKTVRGNTISPEIVQVNVKLIY from the coding sequence ATGGCGACGTTCAAGTTAGTCATATCCGATCCAAAGACAGGAATCGCCAAGCAGATAGAAATTACTGGAGACGCAGCTGAGAAGCTTATAGGGAAGAAAATAGGAGATCATATACCCGTTAAAGAGTTGGGTATAGATCTAAACGCAATATTTGGCAAAGAATTTCCAGAAGATGTAAAAATGGAAATTAGGGGAGGAACTGACAAAGACGGTTTCCCAATGAGACCAGATGTACATGGACCAAGAAGAGTTAGGATACTCCTCTCAAAGGGCCCGGGATTCAGACCAAGGGAGAAAGGTGAAAGAAGAAAGAAAACGGTAAGGGGTAATACAATAAGCCCCGAAATAGTTCAGGTTAATGTTAAGCTGATATACTAA
- a CDS encoding cell wall-binding repeat-containing protein — protein MSFFIGHVYASYPQYDLIIVRNDDIIDYLIALPYSHLINVPILPVNPKRLDKITKAQLYSYIQLGRNKVLIVGSANAVSLEVENELRDMGFKVTRIGGADRAETAEKLALHFYPNGSKVVVLASAWDYGSTLAAAKFAMEYKYPLLLTWENQLSPAALAGIKALHPNMVILVGLGLNETIEKTLEEVGYETYWIGRDIEPLPIETNTTTTSTPPSKGTGLSFIMGMLVAFLIMGPFIVYLSKKRSERKQELLELLNEKEIAVLRAIIENGGEIKQEELPEIVGYSRPTISRIIQSLEKKGMVIREKSGKTFIVKVIKKVKLD, from the coding sequence ATGTCCTTTTTCATAGGGCATGTATACGCCTCTTATCCTCAATACGATCTAATAATCGTGAGAAATGATGACATAATAGATTACTTGATAGCTCTTCCCTATTCCCATTTAATAAACGTTCCTATCCTGCCAGTAAATCCTAAAAGGTTAGATAAAATAACAAAAGCTCAGCTATATTCGTATATTCAACTTGGCAGGAATAAGGTTCTTATTGTTGGAAGTGCTAATGCAGTGAGCCTAGAGGTTGAAAATGAGCTTAGGGATATGGGATTTAAAGTTACGAGAATCGGTGGAGCAGATAGAGCAGAAACGGCAGAAAAGTTAGCTTTACATTTCTACCCAAATGGAAGCAAGGTCGTAGTACTCGCTAGTGCTTGGGACTATGGATCTACACTAGCAGCTGCAAAATTCGCAATGGAATATAAGTATCCCCTGTTATTAACCTGGGAGAATCAACTTTCGCCCGCAGCGTTGGCTGGAATAAAGGCCCTTCATCCGAATATGGTTATTTTGGTTGGTCTTGGTTTAAATGAAACAATTGAGAAAACCTTGGAGGAGGTGGGGTACGAAACTTATTGGATCGGGAGAGATATAGAGCCACTTCCCATAGAAACTAATACTACTACAACTTCAACGCCACCTAGCAAAGGTACTGGTTTATCTTTCATAATGGGGATGTTGGTTGCATTCCTTATTATGGGTCCCTTTATAGTCTACTTAAGCAAAAAGAGGTCTGAAAGAAAGCAGGAGCTACTTGAATTGTTAAACGAAAAGGAAATTGCTGTTTTAAGGGCAATAATTGAAAATGGAGGGGAAATAAAGCAGGAGGAATTGCCAGAGATAGTGGGATACTCTAGACCGACTATTAGCAGGATTATCCAGAGCCTTGAGAAGAAAGGCATGGTAATCAGGGAAAAGAGTGGAAAAACCTTCATAGTTAAGGTAATAAAGAAGGTAAAGCTTGATTAA